One Massilia sp. 9096 genomic window carries:
- a CDS encoding aminopeptidase P family protein: MPAIDTTSVRAERLAQLRAAMAHHEVDAFIVPSADPHLSEYLPGRWKGREWISGFTGSVGTFIATKDFAGVWTDGRYYTQAEQELAGTEIGLMKIPSGASLLHIDWLAENMEAGQTVAVDARVLGLAVARLLQDALAARGVKLRTDLDLLDAIWSDRPGLPPEAVFEHPAPYAVLARADKLHATRNAMAKLGAERHFISTLDDIAYLFNLRGADVSYNPVFLAHALVESNSATLFVADGKIDDALRSRLERDGVRVAPYDAAQAALAAIPGDSTLLIDPRRVTAGMRAAVPQGVRIVEAINPTTFAKSRKLEVEMDHVREAMEHDGAALCEFFAWLEPVLLDPKRQPLTEVHIDENITAARARRPHFVSPSFGTIAGFNANGAIMHYRATPENCATIEGDGLLLIDSGGQYLGGTTDITRVVPVGTPSAAQKRDFTLVLKGMINLSVARFPRGTKGPMLDALARAPIWAAGIDYGHGTGHGVGYFLNVHEGPQVISPVATPESHTAMEPGMITSNEPGIYRPGHWGIRIENLVLTQTVANGEFGEFLGFETLTLCPIDTRCIDLSLMRGDEVAWLNDYHRQVRARLLPYVDGAARDWLELRTKEI; the protein is encoded by the coding sequence ATGCCAGCCATTGACACCACCTCCGTGCGCGCCGAGCGCCTCGCCCAGCTGCGCGCCGCCATGGCGCACCACGAGGTCGACGCCTTCATCGTGCCGTCCGCCGATCCGCACCTGTCCGAATACCTGCCCGGCCGCTGGAAAGGCCGCGAGTGGATCTCCGGCTTCACGGGGTCGGTCGGCACCTTCATCGCCACCAAGGACTTTGCCGGCGTCTGGACCGACGGCCGCTACTACACCCAGGCCGAGCAGGAGCTGGCCGGGACCGAGATCGGACTGATGAAGATCCCGTCCGGCGCCAGCCTGCTGCACATCGACTGGCTGGCCGAGAACATGGAAGCCGGCCAGACCGTCGCGGTCGACGCGCGCGTGCTCGGCCTGGCGGTGGCGCGCCTGCTGCAGGACGCCCTGGCCGCGCGCGGGGTCAAACTGCGCACCGACCTGGACCTGCTCGACGCCATCTGGAGCGACCGTCCCGGCCTGCCGCCCGAGGCCGTGTTCGAGCACCCGGCCCCGTATGCGGTGCTGGCGCGCGCCGATAAACTGCACGCGACCCGCAACGCGATGGCCAAGCTGGGCGCCGAGCGCCATTTCATTTCGACGCTGGACGACATCGCCTACCTGTTCAACCTGCGCGGCGCCGACGTCAGCTACAACCCGGTGTTCCTGGCGCATGCGCTGGTCGAGTCGAACTCGGCCACGCTGTTCGTCGCCGACGGCAAGATCGACGACGCCTTGCGCTCGCGCCTGGAGCGCGACGGCGTGCGCGTCGCGCCCTACGATGCGGCGCAGGCCGCCCTGGCCGCGATCCCGGGCGACAGCACGCTGTTGATCGATCCGCGCCGCGTCACCGCCGGCATGCGCGCCGCCGTGCCGCAGGGCGTACGCATCGTCGAGGCGATCAACCCGACCACGTTCGCCAAGTCGCGCAAGCTGGAGGTCGAAATGGATCACGTGCGCGAGGCGATGGAACACGATGGCGCGGCGCTGTGCGAATTTTTCGCATGGCTCGAGCCCGTGCTGCTCGACCCGAAGCGCCAGCCCCTGACGGAAGTCCACATCGACGAGAACATCACCGCTGCGCGCGCGCGGCGTCCGCATTTCGTCAGCCCGAGCTTCGGCACCATCGCCGGTTTCAATGCCAACGGCGCGATCATGCACTACCGCGCCACGCCGGAAAACTGCGCGACCATCGAAGGCGACGGCCTGCTGCTGATCGACTCCGGCGGCCAGTACCTGGGCGGCACCACCGACATCACGCGCGTGGTCCCGGTCGGCACGCCCTCCGCCGCGCAAAAGCGCGACTTCACGCTGGTGCTGAAAGGGATGATCAACTTGTCGGTGGCGCGCTTCCCGCGCGGTACCAAGGGACCGATGCTCGACGCGCTGGCGCGCGCGCCGATCTGGGCGGCCGGCATCGACTACGGCCACGGCACCGGCCACGGCGTGGGCTACTTCCTCAACGTGCACGAGGGGCCGCAGGTGATCTCGCCGGTGGCCACGCCCGAATCGCACACGGCGATGGAGCCAGGCATGATCACTTCCAACGAGCCGGGCATCTACCGCCCCGGCCACTGGGGCATCCGCATCGAGAACCTGGTGCTGACCCAGACCGTCGCCAATGGCGAATTTGGCGAGTTCCTCGGCTTCGAGACGCTGACGCTGTGCCCGATCGACACGCGCTGCATCGACTTGTCGCTGATGCGCGGCGACGAAGTCGCGTGGCTCAACGACTACCACCGCCAGGTGCGCGCGCGCCTGCTGCCCTATGTCGACGGGGCCGCGCGCGACTGGCTCGAACTGCGCACGAAGGAGATCTGA
- a CDS encoding DUF924 family protein, with product MSAVQVGAQELLDFWFGAPGSEGYGQPRRAWFVKKPEFDAGIRERFGALVDAAVQGGLRDWDDAGPQGVLARILLLDQFTRNAYRDTPGAFAGDALAKAAAQGLVDAGADRALLPVQRTFVYLPFEHAEDAFLQERAVELFARLAAEYPGFESNLDYAHRHRGVIARFGRFPHRNAILGRASTPEEIEFLQQPGSRF from the coding sequence TTGAGCGCGGTGCAGGTCGGCGCGCAGGAGCTGCTCGATTTCTGGTTCGGCGCGCCCGGCAGCGAAGGCTACGGCCAGCCGCGCCGCGCATGGTTCGTCAAGAAGCCTGAATTCGATGCCGGGATCCGCGAGCGCTTCGGCGCCCTCGTCGACGCGGCCGTCCAGGGCGGCCTGCGCGACTGGGACGACGCCGGGCCGCAGGGCGTGCTGGCGAGGATCCTGCTGCTCGACCAGTTCACCCGCAACGCGTATCGCGACACGCCCGGCGCCTTTGCCGGCGATGCGCTGGCAAAGGCCGCCGCGCAAGGCCTGGTCGATGCCGGCGCCGACCGCGCGCTGCTGCCGGTGCAGCGCACCTTCGTCTACCTGCCGTTCGAGCACGCCGAAGATGCCTTCCTGCAGGAGCGCGCGGTCGAGCTGTTCGCGCGGCTCGCGGCCGAATATCCCGGCTTCGAGAGCAACCTCGATTACGCGCACCGCCATCGCGGCGTGATCGCGCGCTTCGGCCGCTTCCCGCACCGTAACGCCATCCTCGGACGCGCGTCGACGCCGGAAGAAATCGAGTTTCTACAACAGCCCGGCTCGCGCTTTTGA
- a CDS encoding Rossmann-like and DUF2520 domain-containing protein: MTTTLNLIGAGHVGRALGRLFQARGVFEVQDVLTRTRAHARAAVGFIGAGRVVDAVQTMRPADVWMLAVADDQIAPVADALAASGLADGAIVFHCSGAKASNELAPLAARGASVASVHPVRSFADPDAVANAFDGTFCGVEGDPDALALLLPAFTHIGARPVTIDAAAKTVYHAASVFASNYLVTVLDAALRAYEAAGIAPEVARELARPLAGETLANVLRLGPERALSGPIARGDAATVARQQAAVKAWNAPAGQLYEALADATWDLAGRKHAIKSAINGEGRE; the protein is encoded by the coding sequence ATGACGACGACACTGAACCTGATCGGCGCCGGCCACGTCGGCCGCGCGCTGGGCCGCCTGTTCCAGGCGCGCGGCGTGTTTGAGGTACAGGACGTGCTCACGCGCACGCGCGCGCACGCGCGCGCGGCGGTCGGCTTCATCGGTGCCGGCCGCGTGGTCGATGCCGTTCAAACCATGCGACCCGCCGATGTGTGGATGCTGGCCGTGGCCGACGACCAGATCGCCCCGGTCGCCGATGCGCTGGCGGCGAGCGGCCTGGCCGACGGCGCCATCGTATTTCACTGCAGCGGCGCCAAGGCGTCCAATGAACTGGCGCCGCTGGCCGCGCGCGGCGCCAGCGTCGCCAGCGTGCACCCGGTGCGCAGCTTCGCCGACCCGGACGCCGTCGCCAACGCGTTCGACGGCACCTTTTGCGGCGTCGAGGGCGACCCGGACGCGCTGGCGCTGCTGTTGCCGGCGTTTACCCACATCGGCGCGCGCCCGGTGACGATCGATGCGGCTGCCAAGACGGTGTACCATGCGGCGTCCGTGTTCGCCTCGAACTACCTGGTGACGGTGCTGGACGCGGCGCTGCGCGCCTACGAGGCGGCCGGCATCGCGCCCGAGGTGGCGCGCGAGCTGGCGCGGCCGTTGGCCGGCGAGACCCTGGCCAACGTACTGCGCCTCGGCCCCGAGCGCGCGCTGTCCGGCCCGATCGCGCGCGGGGACGCCGCCACCGTCGCGCGCCAGCAAGCCGCCGTGAAGGCCTGGAATGCGCCCGCCGGCCAGCTGTACGAAGCGCTGGCCGACGCCACCTGGGACCTGGCAGGCCGCAAGCACGCAATAAAAAGCGCAATCAATGGAGAAGGACGAGAATGA
- a CDS encoding MAPEG family protein, whose amino-acid sequence MMKLTAWATLAVLGVYFWTFAMAGLARGKYKVMAPSMDGPLPFQSAQRVQINTLEQLPLVLGPLWLCAMFLGDFWAGLGGLVWCVGRILYALGYYRDPAKREFGFIVGMLASAALVVGSVVGLLLY is encoded by the coding sequence ATGATGAAACTGACTGCCTGGGCCACGCTGGCCGTGCTGGGTGTGTACTTCTGGACCTTTGCGATGGCGGGTCTGGCACGCGGAAAATACAAGGTGATGGCGCCGTCGATGGATGGGCCGCTGCCGTTCCAGAGCGCGCAGCGGGTACAGATCAATACCCTGGAACAGTTGCCGCTGGTGCTAGGCCCATTGTGGCTGTGCGCCATGTTTCTCGGCGACTTCTGGGCTGGGCTGGGCGGCCTGGTCTGGTGCGTGGGCCGCATCCTGTATGCCCTCGGCTACTACCGCGATCCGGCCAAGCGCGAATTCGGCTTCATCGTCGGCATGCTGGCCAGCGCGGCACTGGTGGTGGGCAGTGTCGTCGGCCTGCTTCTGTACTGA
- a CDS encoding alpha-ketoglutarate-dependent dioxygenase AlkB, which produces MDLFSDAAATLLPLAFEDADLAWLPQLPFPLSNAEVLARLVEQTPWRADTIVVYGKRHLQPRLSAWYGEASYTYSGLTLPPLPMTPLLEQLRRSVEAVTGHRYNSVLLNYYRNGQDSMGMHSDDEPELGREPVIASLSFGATRRFVFRHKTKTLRHAIDLSDGSVLLMRGSTQQHWLHGINKTTRPIGPRLNLTFRFIA; this is translated from the coding sequence ATGGACCTGTTTTCCGACGCCGCCGCCACGCTGCTGCCGCTCGCCTTCGAAGATGCCGACCTGGCCTGGCTGCCCCAGTTGCCTTTCCCGCTCAGCAATGCCGAGGTCCTGGCGCGCCTGGTCGAACAGACCCCGTGGCGCGCCGACACCATCGTCGTCTACGGCAAGCGCCACCTGCAGCCGCGCCTGAGCGCCTGGTATGGCGAGGCCAGCTATACCTATTCCGGCCTGACGCTCCCTCCCTTGCCGATGACGCCGCTGCTGGAACAGTTGCGCCGCAGCGTCGAGGCGGTGACCGGCCACCGCTACAACAGCGTGCTGCTCAACTATTACCGCAACGGCCAGGACAGCATGGGCATGCACAGCGACGACGAACCCGAACTCGGCCGCGAGCCGGTCATCGCATCGCTCAGTTTCGGCGCCACCCGGCGCTTCGTTTTTCGCCACAAGACCAAAACGCTGCGCCACGCAATCGACTTGAGCGACGGCTCGGTTCTACTAATGCGGGGTTCCACGCAACAGCATTGGTTGCACGGAATCAATAAAACGACAAGACCGATTGGGCCGCGTCTTAACTTAACTTTCCGCTTCATCGCTTAA
- a CDS encoding porin family protein, protein MKKHIVALLAATAAVSAAQAQTVQTQPRAYVGVGVASIDHTYSSVNNGIAVTDKDGYNGNAKIFGGYEVNQTWGVEAGYTDLNKADFSYVTPAGNGRGKADGSQYYVAAKGNYPINDQFSVYGKLGVEHSQRKIRDTGIADISDSNTGAYASVGLQYNFTPQVGVIAEYERYGKDKDFGAKADAWTIGARYSF, encoded by the coding sequence ATGAAAAAGCACATCGTTGCACTGCTTGCCGCCACCGCTGCCGTGTCCGCAGCTCAAGCTCAGACCGTTCAAACCCAACCGCGCGCTTATGTCGGCGTGGGCGTGGCGAGCATCGACCACACCTATTCGTCGGTGAACAACGGTATCGCCGTGACCGACAAGGATGGCTACAACGGCAACGCCAAGATTTTCGGCGGCTATGAAGTCAACCAGACCTGGGGCGTCGAAGCCGGCTACACCGACCTCAACAAGGCAGATTTCAGCTACGTCACGCCTGCCGGGAACGGCCGCGGCAAGGCCGATGGCAGCCAGTACTACGTGGCCGCCAAGGGCAACTACCCGATCAACGACCAGTTCTCGGTGTATGGCAAGCTCGGCGTCGAGCACAGCCAGCGCAAGATCCGCGACACCGGCATCGCCGACATCAGCGACAGCAACACCGGCGCCTACGCCAGCGTCGGCCTGCAATACAACTTCACGCCGCAAGTCGGTGTGATCGCCGAATACGAACGCTATGGCAAGGACAAGGATTTCGGCGCCAAGGCCGATGCCTGGACCATCGGCGCGCGCTACAGCTTCTAA
- a CDS encoding transposase, producing the protein MTHYRDNRVPGGTFFFTVRLLDPDSTLLTDHISAFGEAMRQARGRKPFHVDAWVVMPNHAHAIWTLPPGDHDCAMRWRAVKIAFSKALHKSHPFMGAGSGASTRTRASGPAENAIWERHYRDYRITDDEEYAALIDYVHGNPVRHGLCERADQWPWSSLHRFVAAGFELPQTPLVRPPWQPGIKKGPEGPFLSYP; encoded by the coding sequence ATGACACACTACCGCGACAACCGCGTCCCGGGTGGGACCTTCTTCTTCACCGTCCGCCTGCTGGATCCGGACAGCACTTTGCTGACGGACCATATTTCGGCCTTTGGCGAAGCCATGCGCCAGGCCAGGGGACGCAAACCCTTCCACGTCGATGCCTGGGTCGTCATGCCGAACCATGCGCATGCGATCTGGACCTTACCGCCCGGCGACCACGATTGCGCCATGCGCTGGCGCGCCGTCAAGATCGCCTTTTCCAAAGCCTTGCACAAATCGCATCCGTTCATGGGTGCAGGCAGCGGCGCGAGCACGCGCACGCGCGCGAGCGGCCCGGCCGAGAACGCGATCTGGGAACGCCACTACCGCGATTACCGCATCACGGATGACGAGGAATATGCGGCGCTGATCGATTACGTGCACGGCAATCCGGTGCGCCACGGCCTGTGCGAACGCGCCGACCAGTGGCCATGGTCGTCGCTGCACCGTTTCGTCGCGGCCGGCTTCGAGCTCCCGCAGACGCCGCTCGTGAGACCGCCCTGGCAGCCAGGCATAAAAAAAGGACCCGAAGGTCCTTTCCTTTCCTACCCCTAG
- the ettA gene encoding energy-dependent translational throttle protein EttA gives MANYVYTMNRVGKIVPPKRQILKDISLSFFPGAKIGVLGLNGSGKSTLLKIMAGIDTDIQGEARPMPGLNIGYLPQEPQLDPEKTVRQEVESGLGEAFEAQAKLEAVYAAYAEEDADFDALAKEQERLESIIAAADGGNLNLQLEMAADALRLPPWDAKIGVLSGGEKRRVALCKLLLSKPDMLLLDEPTNHLDAESVEWLEQFLLRFPGTVVGITHDRYFLDNAAEWILELDRGHGIPWKGNYSSWLEQKEARLKQEEATESARQKALAKELEWARQNPKARQAKSKARLARFNELSEYEYQKRNETQEIFIPVAERLGNEVIEFKNVSKAFGDRLLIDNLSFTVPPGAIVGIIGPNGAGKSTLFKMIAGLEQPDSGEVVIGQTAKVSLVGQTREDLANSKTVFEDVTGGADMLSVGRFEMPSRAYLGRFNFKGGDQQKVVGNLSGGERGRLHLAKTLLQGGNVLLLDEPSNDLDVETLRALEDALLEFAGSVMVISHDRWFLDRIATHILAFEGNSQVTFFAGNYQEYEADKKKRLGEEGAKPKRIRYKPLSA, from the coding sequence ATGGCCAATTACGTCTACACCATGAACCGCGTGGGCAAGATCGTCCCACCGAAACGCCAGATCCTGAAAGACATTTCCCTGTCCTTCTTCCCGGGCGCGAAGATCGGCGTGCTGGGCCTGAACGGCTCCGGTAAATCGACGCTGCTCAAGATCATGGCCGGTATCGACACCGACATCCAGGGCGAAGCGCGTCCGATGCCGGGCCTTAACATCGGCTACCTGCCGCAGGAACCGCAGCTCGATCCGGAAAAAACCGTGCGCCAGGAAGTCGAATCCGGCCTGGGCGAAGCGTTCGAGGCGCAAGCCAAGCTGGAAGCGGTGTACGCCGCGTATGCCGAAGAAGACGCTGATTTCGACGCGCTGGCCAAGGAGCAGGAGCGCCTGGAATCGATCATCGCCGCGGCCGACGGCGGCAACCTGAACCTGCAGCTGGAAATGGCCGCCGATGCGCTGCGCCTGCCGCCGTGGGACGCCAAGATCGGCGTGCTGTCGGGCGGCGAGAAGCGCCGCGTGGCGCTGTGCAAACTGCTGCTGAGCAAGCCGGACATGCTGCTGCTGGACGAGCCGACCAACCACCTGGACGCCGAATCGGTCGAGTGGCTGGAGCAATTCCTGCTGCGCTTCCCGGGCACCGTGGTCGGCATCACCCACGACCGCTACTTCCTGGACAACGCGGCCGAGTGGATCCTCGAACTGGACCGTGGCCATGGCATCCCGTGGAAGGGCAATTACTCGTCCTGGCTGGAGCAGAAGGAAGCACGTCTGAAACAGGAAGAAGCGACCGAGTCGGCACGCCAGAAAGCCCTGGCGAAAGAGCTGGAATGGGCGCGCCAGAATCCGAAGGCACGCCAGGCCAAGTCGAAAGCCCGCCTGGCCCGCTTCAACGAGCTGAGCGAATACGAATACCAGAAGCGCAACGAGACCCAGGAAATCTTCATTCCGGTCGCCGAGCGCCTGGGCAACGAAGTCATCGAGTTCAAGAACGTCAGCAAAGCCTTCGGCGACCGCCTCCTGATCGACAACCTGTCGTTCACGGTGCCGCCGGGCGCGATCGTCGGCATCATCGGCCCGAACGGCGCCGGTAAGTCGACCCTGTTCAAGATGATCGCCGGCCTCGAGCAGCCGGACAGTGGCGAAGTCGTGATCGGCCAGACCGCCAAGGTGTCGCTGGTCGGCCAGACCCGCGAAGACCTCGCCAACAGCAAGACCGTGTTCGAAGACGTGACCGGCGGCGCCGACATGCTCAGCGTCGGCCGTTTCGAGATGCCGTCGCGCGCCTACCTGGGACGCTTCAATTTCAAGGGCGGCGACCAGCAAAAGGTGGTCGGCAACCTGTCGGGCGGCGAACGCGGCCGTCTGCACCTGGCCAAGACGCTGCTGCAAGGCGGCAACGTCCTGCTGCTGGACGAACCGTCGAACGACCTCGACGTCGAAACCCTGCGCGCACTCGAAGACGCGCTGCTGGAATTTGCCGGCAGCGTGATGGTGATCTCGCACGACCGCTGGTTCCTGGACCGCATCGCGACCCACATCCTGGCGTTCGAAGGCAACTCGCAAGTCACTTTCTTTGCCGGTAACTACCAGGAATACGAAGCGGACAAGAAAAAGCGCTTGGGCGAAGAAGGTGCCAAGCCGAAGCGTATCCGCTACAAGCCGCTCAGCGCCTGA
- a CDS encoding TetR/AcrR family transcriptional regulator: protein MSIAERKAREKAEREKHIMRTARQIATDQGWNAVTIRRLADEIEYSQPVIYAHFRNRDAIVAAVAVEGFGEIAAILRRATEAARNDRQALENVATAYIDFALGQSALYEAMLVLSSGLRFAQPDAPGELRDAFQALSGVVAPFCQETETATETLWAALHGAAELERHGRIRPTLRARRIEMIVQSLLTSGHAGPNA from the coding sequence ATGAGCATTGCAGAGAGAAAAGCCAGGGAAAAAGCCGAGCGCGAGAAGCACATCATGCGCACTGCGCGTCAGATTGCTACCGATCAAGGCTGGAACGCCGTCACAATCCGCAGGCTGGCAGACGAAATCGAATACAGCCAGCCGGTCATCTACGCGCATTTTCGAAACCGGGATGCGATCGTCGCGGCAGTGGCGGTCGAAGGTTTCGGCGAAATCGCGGCGATACTGCGCAGAGCCACTGAAGCGGCGCGCAACGATCGGCAGGCATTGGAAAACGTCGCCACCGCCTATATCGATTTTGCGCTCGGCCAATCTGCGCTTTACGAGGCGATGCTTGTGTTGTCGAGCGGATTGCGCTTTGCTCAGCCCGACGCGCCCGGTGAATTACGCGATGCCTTCCAGGCCCTGTCAGGTGTGGTTGCACCATTTTGCCAAGAGACCGAGACCGCTACGGAAACTTTATGGGCAGCGTTACACGGGGCGGCGGAGCTCGAACGGCACGGCCGGATTCGACCGACTTTACGCGCGCGCCGTATCGAGATGATCGTTCAATCCTTGCTCACATCAGGACACGCTGGACCGAATGCGTGA
- a CDS encoding DUF4267 domain-containing protein, which translates to MYWFSMSIVLLVSVGIILIGLMYLFNPRAAATGFGLPLPEAGANTTWWLRLKGVRDVVSGLVVLALLTWSGTRIVGIALLVQAVTPLGDMSTVLGAKGSVKHAFGIHGLTAALMILAALPLITGAV; encoded by the coding sequence ATGTACTGGTTTTCGATGAGCATTGTGTTGTTGGTTTCGGTCGGCATCATCCTGATCGGCCTGATGTATCTGTTCAACCCGCGTGCTGCAGCGACCGGCTTTGGCCTGCCACTCCCCGAAGCGGGAGCCAACACGACCTGGTGGCTTCGTCTCAAGGGCGTGCGCGATGTGGTCTCCGGGCTGGTCGTGCTTGCATTGCTGACCTGGAGCGGCACGCGCATCGTCGGGATAGCCCTGCTGGTTCAGGCAGTGACGCCCCTGGGCGACATGTCGACCGTTCTTGGAGCGAAAGGATCGGTCAAGCATGCCTTCGGTATTCACGGCTTGACCGCAGCCCTGATGATCCTGGCTGCGCTGCCGCTCATCACGGGTGCCGTATGA
- the rarD gene encoding EamA family transporter RarD — MQTGILSAALAFLIWGLFPLYFHAINEVPPLQILAHRMLWSLLFLLIVLAVRRQWGWLQLLRQPRMIGLFAASASLLSINWLIYIWAVNNGHVIEASLGYFINPLVNIMLGYLLLKERLRRIQWLAIAVAALGVAWLAWQAGHVPWIALALAASFGGYGLMRKTAPLGALEGLSFETLVLFPLAAAYVIWLTVHGQNAFVNTPSNATRALLMAAGPITAVPLLLFASGARRIPLSVLGLLQYVTPTLQFLLGVWMFHEAFSADRLAGFVLIWAALALFALEGLLRRPDAVPKNA; from the coding sequence ATGCAAACCGGCATCCTGTCCGCCGCCCTCGCCTTCCTCATCTGGGGTCTGTTCCCACTGTATTTCCACGCGATCAACGAAGTGCCGCCGCTGCAGATCCTGGCGCACCGCATGCTGTGGTCGCTGTTGTTCCTGCTGATCGTGCTGGCCGTGCGCAGACAATGGGGCTGGCTGCAACTGCTGCGCCAGCCGCGCATGATCGGCCTGTTCGCGGCGTCGGCCAGCTTGCTCAGCATCAACTGGCTGATCTACATCTGGGCAGTCAACAATGGCCACGTGATCGAAGCCAGCCTTGGCTATTTCATCAATCCGCTGGTCAACATCATGCTCGGCTACCTGCTGCTCAAGGAGAGATTGCGCCGCATCCAGTGGCTGGCGATCGCGGTGGCGGCGCTGGGCGTGGCCTGGCTGGCATGGCAGGCCGGCCACGTCCCCTGGATCGCACTGGCGCTGGCCGCCTCGTTCGGCGGCTACGGCCTGATGCGCAAGACCGCGCCGCTCGGCGCCCTGGAAGGACTGTCGTTCGAGACGCTGGTGCTGTTCCCGCTGGCGGCCGCTTACGTGATCTGGCTGACCGTGCACGGCCAGAACGCATTCGTCAACACGCCGTCCAACGCGACGCGCGCACTGTTGATGGCGGCCGGGCCGATCACGGCGGTCCCGCTGCTGCTGTTCGCCAGCGGCGCGCGCCGCATTCCGCTGTCCGTGCTGGGCCTGCTGCAGTACGTGACACCGACGCTGCAGTTTTTACTCGGCGTGTGGATGTTCCACGAAGCCTTCAGTGCGGATCGCCTGGCCGGCTTCGTGCTGATCTGGGCGGCGCTGGCATTGTTCGCGCTCGAAGGTTTGCTGCGCCGGCCCGATGCGGTGCCGAAGAACGCTTGA